From Anopheles coluzzii chromosome 3, AcolN3, whole genome shotgun sequence, the proteins below share one genomic window:
- the LOC120960198 gene encoding uncharacterized protein LOC120960198 yields the protein MKLLLVVLFASVAWAQRPLTVAVIDKMYQVYPMYRQIQDYVINQVADARMASSARIDEFHRDIIMIKSNYLATSIRQEQDLITQINGQPLSVNQQCLSFLRQSAEVNMNLAGVSYSTCITNAGDSLVTTVKAFYELLDTDEARYVGVGLFEEFRDENVFFDPQRIISKLENRVFRLEDYPTHIGSEVLDAVAGLSNMLENIRLNYINCMTLGEQMLRSALQLGLLQLEQTCNGNLIPVAEEAPVPPNVGATPEPTEEPTPEPETPAPEH from the exons atgaAGCTTCTTTTGGTGGTGCTTTTTGCAAGC GTTGCTTGGGCCCAGCGTCCACTAACGGTGGCTGTGATCGATAAAATGTACCAAGTGTACCCGATGTACCGTCAAATCCAGGACTATGTGATCAACCAGGTGGCGGATGCACGTATGGCGAGCTCTGCTCGAATCGACGAATTCCACAGAGACATCATTATGATCAAGAGTAACTACCTCGCGACCTCCATCAGGCAGGAGCAGGATTTGATAACCCAGATCAATGGCCAACCACTTTCCGTCAATCAGCAGTGTCTGAGCTTCCTTCGCCAGAGTGCTGAGGTTAACATGAACCTGGCCGGTGTGTCCTACAGTACCTGTATTACCAACGCCGGTGATTCCCTCGTAACAACCGTAAAAGCTTTCTACGAGCTGCTAGACACGGACGAGGCGCGTTACGTCGGTGTCGGACTGTTTGAGGAGTTCCGCGACGAGAATGTGTTTTTCGATCCTCAGCGCATCATCTCGAAGTTGGAGAACCGCGTGTTCCGGCTAGAGGATTACCCAACGCACATCGGTAGCGAAGTGCTTGATGCTGTCGCTGGGCTCTCCAACATGCTGGAGAACATTCGCCTGAACTACATCAACTGCATGACGTTGGGCGAGCAGATGTTGAGGTCCGCGCTGCAGCTGGGATTGCTACAGCTTGAACAGACTTGTAATGGCAATTTGATCCCGGTTGCAGAGGAAGCCCCAGTACCACCTAACGTGGGTGCTACACCCGAACCCACAGAGGAACCCACACCCGAGCCGGAGACACCTGCACCAGAACACTAA